A stretch of the Panicum virgatum strain AP13 chromosome 9N, P.virgatum_v5, whole genome shotgun sequence genome encodes the following:
- the LOC120689965 gene encoding 30S ribosomal protein S9, chloroplastic-like → MALSVSSLAAALSHLSLPSTSTSTSKPHQASLLRLHPSTSRRAVSLALRASAAEAAEPAEADLPAEEVVAVEEEAEEDAVSGFALRKYVKQRLPGGFAAQRITATGRRKTAIARVVLQEGTGKVFVNFRDAKEYLQGNPMWMEYCKVPLVTLGFENNYDVFVKVHGGGLSGQAQAICLGVARALVKISTASKVPLRSEGLLTRDTRIVERKKAGLKKARKRPQFSKR, encoded by the exons ATGGCGCTCTccgtctcctccctcgccgccgccctttcccacctctccctcccctccacctccacctccacctccaagccCCATCAGGCCTCCCTCCTGCGCCTCCACCCCTCCACCTCCCGCCGCGCCGTCAGCCTCGCACTCCGCGCCTCCGCGGCCGAGGCCGCGGAGCCGGCCGAGGCAGACCTGCccgcggaggaggtggtggcagtcgaggaggaggcggaggaggatgcggtGTCGGGCTTCGCGCTGCGGAAGTACGTCAAGCagcggctgccgggcggcttCGCGGCGCAGCGGATCACCGCCACGGGCCGCCGCAAGACGGCCATCGCCCGCGTCGTGCTCCAGGAGGGCACCGGCAAGGTCTTCGTCAACTTCCGCGACGCTAAG GAGTATCTGCAGGGAAACCCAATGTGGATGGAGTACTGCAAGGTCCCCTTGGTGACTCTCGGATTTGAGAACAATTACGACGTCTTTGTCAAAGTTCATGGGGGTGGTTTGTCAGGCCAGGCCCAGGCAATTTGCCTTGGCGTCGCCCGTGCGCTAGTGAAGATCAGCACTGCCAGCAAGGTTCCTCTTAGATCAGAAGGTTTGCTGACGAGAGACACCCGTATTGTTGAAAGGAAGAAGGCTGGTCTCAAGAAGGCACGCAAGCGCCCACAGTTCTCAAAGCGTTGA